One Triplophysa dalaica isolate WHDGS20190420 chromosome 1, ASM1584641v1, whole genome shotgun sequence DNA segment encodes these proteins:
- the fgf3 gene encoding fibroblast growth factor 3, with product MVIILLLLLLSFLDPSLQDSPRPSRTPKAPCARGQACDPRQRRDAGGRGGVYEHLGGAPRRRKLYCATKYHLQIHPNGKIDGSLEENNPFSILEITAVDVGVVAIKGLFSGRYLAMNEKGRLYASEVFNHECEFVERIHELGYNTYASRHHATTQAPAAGSSAGAGKRRASSKRQWYVSINGKGRPRRGFKTRSTDKASLFLPRVLGNKDHELVRKLRESQRHQTSAHKVPSGRGERRRRRHRGSKSHSRRGDI from the exons ATGGTTATAATTCTGCTCTTGTTGTTACTGAGCTTCTTGGATCCGAGTTTGCAGGACTCTCCGAGGCCATCCAGGACCCCAAAGGCGCCTTGTGCCAGGGGCCAGGCGTGTGACCCTAGGCAGCGGCGAGATGCTGGTGGACGCGGCGGGGTTTACGAGCACCTCGGGGGAGCTCCGAGACGCAGAAAACTTTACTGCGCCACAAAATATCATTTGCAAATTCACCCAAACGGAAAAATAGACGGATCTCTTGAAGAAAACAATCCTTTCA GTATACTCGAGATCACAGCTGTTGATGTTGGGGTGGTAGCGATCAAGGGTCTGTTTTCGGGAAGATACCTTGCTATGAATGAAAAAGGACGTCTGTATGCCTCG GAAGTCTTCAACCATGAATGTGAGTTTGTCGAGCGTATTCATGAACTAGGATACAACACCTATGCATCACGGCACCATGCTACCACCCAAGCACCAGCTGCAGGGTCCAGCGCCGGGGCGGGCAAGCGCCGTGCCAGTTCTAAGAGGCAGTGGTACGTGTCCATTAATGGAAAGGGCCGGCCTAGGAGGGGCTTTAAAACACGGAGCACAGACAAAGCTTCCCTCTTCCTGCCCCGTGTTTTGGGCAACAAGGACCATGAGTTAGTGCGCAAGCTCAGAGAGAGTCAGCGGCATCAGACAAGTGCCCATAAAGTCCCTTCGGGTCGGGGTGAGCGAAGGAGACGACGACACAGGGGCTCCAAGAGCCACAGCAGAAGGGGCGATATTTAA
- the fgf4 gene encoding fibroblast growth factor 4 — protein sequence MVRRMSIQSALLPMLVLGLMTSSVRCAPLPGRQSSPVERHWETLYSRSFSRIPGEKRDISRDSDYLTGIKRLRRLYCNVGIGFHLQVLPDGKITGVHNENHYSLLEISPVERGVVTLFGVRSRLFVAMNSKGKLYGSAHFTSECKFKEKLLANNYNAYESMAHPGMYIGLSKTGKTKKGNRVTTAMTVTHFLPRI from the exons ATGGTCAGAAGGATGAGTATTCAGTCGGCCCTCTTACCAATGCTGGTGTTGGGACTTATGACAAGCTCAGTGCGCTGTGCTCCGCTGCCCGGCAGGCAGAGCAGCCCCGTGGAGCGACACTGGGAGACACTCTACTCTCGTTCCTTTTCTCGAATCCCTGGGGAAAAGAGGGACATCAGCAGGGACAGTGATTATCTCACGGGCATTAAAAGACTCCGGCGTCTCTACTGCAATGTTGGCATTGGGTTTCATCTCCAAGTATTACCGGACGGTAAAATTACCGGCGTGCACAACGAAAACCACTACA gtctTCTTGAGATATCTCCGGTGGAGAGGGGAGTTGTGACACTGTTTGGCGTCCGGAGCAGGCTATTCGTGGCAATGAACAGCAAAGGGAAGCTTTACGGATCT GCGCACTTCACGAGCGAGTGCAAATTCAAAGAAAAGCTCCTTGCAAACAATTACAACGCGTACGAATCGATGGCACATCCTGGGATGTACATTGGACTGAGCAAGACgggcaaaacaaaaaaaggaaatcgAGTAACAACTGCCATGACGGTGACACATTTCTTGCCTAGAATTTGA